A stretch of Episyrphus balteatus chromosome 2, idEpiBalt1.1, whole genome shotgun sequence DNA encodes these proteins:
- the LOC129910238 gene encoding acyl-CoA-binding domain-containing protein 5 isoform X3: MSSIEERFNAAVNVIKNLPKNGSYQPSNAMMLSFYGYFKQATIGPCKQKKPQFWDVVRKAKWDAWSSLGDLPKERAMQLYVDELRKIIETMSYTENVANFMGSVSELESINLDDLEAVAPGIMKVAQSHPNSPFSSRCNSPQPGLTANGEIHQNGHANGSGGESETDTYMISKSHHSQTVDQSDDEYTDTVEDNLEMPSFRKHVKSQYVHPYHSSFNFQTPSELSDLPILENGSNHRANDTNQQLVLEQIQSSVRRMSVDFAAINQRMSAVEKNLSEVSFALKKMRLERKPEWWPFQDISPQWFVFLILWPFLANRLSRMIQRRK; this comes from the exons gaTCTTATCAGCCCAGCAACGCTATGATGTTGTCATTTTATGGATACTTTAAACAAGCAACCATTGGACCCTGCAAACAGAAAAAACCTCAATTCTGGGATGTTGTTCGAAA AGCTAAATGGGATGCCTGGTCATCATTGGGTGATTTACCCAAAGAACGAGCAATGCAACTTTACGTTGATGAACTCCGTAAGATCATTGAAACAATGTCATACACCGAAAACGTTGCCAATTTCATGGGTAGCGTCAGTGAATTGGAGAGCATTAACTTGGATGATCTTGAAGCTGTCGCTCCTGGTATTATGAAGGTTGCCCAGTCTCATCCCAATTCACCATTCAGCTCTCGTTGCAATAGTCCACAACCTGGACTAACTGCTAACGGAGAAATTCATCAAAATGGACACGCGAATGGCTCTGGAGGTGAAAGTGAAACGGATACCTACATGATATCCAAATCTCATCATAGTCAGACTGTTGATCAATCTGATGATGAATATACAGATACAGTGGAG gATAATCTCGAGATGCCTTCATTTCGAAAACATGTCAAATCGCAATATGTTCATCCGTATCATAGT TCGTTCAATTTTCAGACACCTAGCGAACTTAGTGATTTACCTATCTTAGAAAATGGCTCCAATCACAGGGCTAACGATACAAATCAGCAATTAGTTTTGGAGCAAATTCAAAGCAGCGTTCGCCGTATGAGCGTTGATTTTGCTGCTATTAACCAACGCATGAGTGCTGTTGAAAAGAATTTGTCTGAAGTCAGCTTTGCACtaaaaaaa ATGCGACTTGAAAGGAAACCAGAATGGTGGCCATTCCAAGACATTTCGCCGCAATGGTTTGTTTTCCTAATATTGTGGCCGTTTTTGGCCAATCGACTATCACGTATGATTCAacgaagaaaataa
- the LOC129909358 gene encoding uncharacterized protein LOC129909358, with amino-acid sequence MSRHNYTNPAFCQNSEFYPIPSVNREHDQQQSFYNRSLNFSTSGSSVPVKNPRDGPLRIQRSVSTRSFRTLSNSNKNIGLERRFDAASPPRPGPKPAGVHLNRTTNGPFESRSGSGRYALVPVEELPTTRKDRYAIVPGPEPSEVVVTPRRFAKSQDNLDRYSHLPVNNGPTSLHEDSSEQYTSLPPISMYEEQPRMKPAFSSDFGSKTFVLVDQKSNQRYAMVPTAEDEEIVDDNHEIIQMHNGRAHRYAVIPTEDEEETCLSSSDLNQSHGNQDPAARTPLQTSTPQKGTMISSYPNTPLKNPAATRKLHELLSTPRKTPIKRTMSTPRNSNPNTPRYYQSQQIYPSQPERKKELSPHRLQYEYPQQLQRHVPVDSRTTAVIQPRVAMANPGDDSLNKTWNNSYPQKVANATATLAVVSLMLILGSAMNSGLCIYMIAHMGKSFYLQFSLAAAFCGVGLGFLGFRSRHSEWLPNRSYTSGYVLVTMFCLLKCCGLLVLLALDPYPGFPLHDVTTGVILGLSAFTIFFIGLGVVGSYWCYRPPPDNRVNVVNY; translated from the exons ATGTCTCGTCACAATTATACCAATCCGGCTTTTTGCCAAAATAGTGAATTCTATCCAATTCCATCGGTCAACCGAGAACATGACCAACAACAGTCTTTTTACAATCGAAGTTTGAATTTTTCCACCTCGGGGTCATCGGTACCAGTAAAAAATCCCCGCGACGGTCCACTTCGTATTCAACGAAGCGTATCTACACGATCGTTTCGAACATTGTCAAATAGTAATAAAAACATTGGCTTGGAGAGACGCTTCGATGCGGCCTCACCACCTAGACCTGGCCCAAAACCGGCTGGGGTGCATTTAAATCGAACAACAAATGGCCCCTTTGAATCGCGATCGGGAAGCGGCCGTTACGCTTTGGTGCCCGTCGAAGAGTTGCCAACAACACGGAAGGATCGATATGCGATCGTTCCTGGTCCGGAACCATCGGAAGTCGTCGTTACGCCTCGCCGATTTGCCAAGAGTCAGGATAATCTTGATCGGTATTCTCATCTGCCCGTAAATAACGGCCCCACATCGCTCCATGAAGACTCGTCGGAACAGTATACGAGTTTGCCACCGATTTCTATGTATGAAGAGCAACCTCGAATGAAACCAGCATTTTCCAGTGATTTTGGAAGTAAAACTTTCGTCCTTGTTGATCAAAAGAGCAATCAACGTTATGCAATGGTCCCAACTGCAGAAGATGAGGAGATTGTAGATGATAATCATGAGATTATTCAAATGCATAATGGAAGAGCGCATCGGTATGCTGTGATTCCAACAGAAGATGAGGAAGAAACTTGTCTTAGTTCATCAGATCTTAACCAGAGTCATGGTAATCAGGATCCTGCAGCTAGGACTCCTTTACAGACCTCCACACCACAGAAGGGAACTATGATTTCCTCATATCCCAATACTCCTTTGAAGAATCCAGCTGCAACAAGGAAACTTCATGAGTTGCTATCGACTCCAAGGAAGACACCAATTAAAAGGACGATGTCAACTCCTAGAAACAGCAACCCAAACACCCCTCGCTATTACCAAAGCCAACAAATCTATCCTAGCCAACCGGAAAGGAAGAAGGAACTATCTCCCCATCGATTACAATATGAGTATCCCCAACAGCTTCAGAGACATGTTCCAGTTGATTCCAGGACAACTGCTGTGATCCAGCCCAGAGTGGCAATGGCCAATCCAGGCGATGATAGTCTCAATAAAACTTGGAACAATTCATACCCACAGAAAGTTGCAAATGCTACTGCAACTTTAGCTGTGGTATCGCTGATGTTGATCCTTGGAAGTGCTATGAATTCGGGACTTTGTATTTATATGATTGCTCAT ATGGGAAAATCCTTTTATCTACAATTTAGTTTAGCTGCAGCTTTTTGTGGTGTTGGACTTGGATTTTTAGGATTTCGATCAAGACATAGTGAATGGTTACCTAATCGTAGTTACACTTCAGGTTATGTACTTGTTACCATGTTCTGCTTGCTAAAATGTTGTGGATTATTAGTTTTGCTAGCATTGGATCCTTATCCAGGATTTCCATTGCATGATGTAACAACTGGTGTAATACTAGGACTATCGGCATTTactatattttttattggacttGGTGTTGTTGGATCTTATTGGTGTTATAGACCACCACCAGATAATAGAGTTAATGTagttaattattaa
- the LOC129909359 gene encoding uncharacterized protein LOC129909359, translating to MSSKNMDNKTKYKMSSQMRLNEISRPTANIQCDHHHRTSMYRPLSPGCHCHHMPATANTAANSTTTAAPSAASVHPPSSSSLGDSSSCICSHHYHYIQHHRPNSPANPRTSTPPLPPPLLPERIGCCQSTCEDNNDRQISGATHVAVTVHQHQHHTAPSSAAPATQQASQHSLHHQYQALDETTNDEHEDCECCEAASGHAHHANTDHPSGRSSSRLVSADEIIPSGSEDNAAILQRCCQHNHRKSHRNRLGDQLLSSKARAGSMQKRSRIDEENYSTGIEVYSDGADSGVKVTDGATSEEDQGPPLPPRPPPRPRNVPANFNRK from the exons ATGTCATCTAAAAACATGGATAACAAAACTAAGTACAAAATGTCTTCGCAAATGCGACTAAACGAAATTTCTCGTCCAACTGCCAATATCCAATGTGACCACCATCACCGCACGTCCATGTATCGACCTCTTTCACCAGGGTGCCATTGCCATCACATGCCCGCCACTGCCAATACTGCCGCCAACTCTACCACCACCGCCGCTCCATCAGCAGCATCTGTTCATCCACCTTCATCATCTAGTCTAGGCGATAGCAGTTCCTGCATATGTTCCCACCACTACCATTACATTCAGCACCATCGGCCAAACAGTCCGGCGAATCCTCGCACTTCGACACCACCTCTACCGCCACCTTTGTTACCCGAACGCATTGGCTGTTGCCAATCCACTTGTGAGGATAACAATGACAGGCAAATTAGTGGTGCAACTCATGTAGCCGTTACAGTGCACCAACACCAGCACCATACAGCGCCATCATCGGCAGCACCCGCAACACAACAAGCCTCCCAGCACTCTCTGCACCACCAATACCAAGCGCTCGATGAGACCACAAATGACGAGCACGAGGACTGTGAGTGTTGCGAGGCGGCGAGTGGCCATGCCCATCATGCCAATACTGACCACCCGAGTGGACGCAGCTCCTCTCGACTGGTCTCTGCGGACGAGATTATTCCTAGCGGCTCCGAAGACAATGCTGCCATACTGCAACGTTGCTGCCAGCACAATCACAGAAAAAGCCACAG GAATAGATTAGGGGATCAGCTGCTGAGCTCGAAGGCTAGGGCCGGAAGCATGCAGAAGCGTTCACGAATTGATGAGGAGAATTACTCGACTGGCATCGAGGTTTACAGCGATGGAGCGGATTCCGGTGTTAAAGTTACAGATGGTGCTACCTCTGAGGAGGATCAGGGCCCACCATTGCCGCCTCGTCCACCGCCTAGACCGAGAAATGTGCCGGCCAATTTCAATCGTAAGTag